The stretch of DNA GCCTGCTCAATGCCTTGCTTCACGTGTTCATTTATAACGAGATTCGACATTGAAGGGGTAATGTTATCGTGTGGATTCGTCCCTTCTTGCTGGTTTTCAGTAAAATACTGTGGTCGCTTCGACTTACCTATGTCGTGAAAATACGAAGCAACTCTCGCAAGTATGGAGTTCGCTCCTATTCTCTCAGCAGCCGCTTCCGAAAGGTTGGCAAGTGATATGCTGTGATAATAGGTTCCAGGTGCGTAAATCGACAAATTCTTGAGGAGCGGGTGAGAGAGATTCCCCAATTCTATGAGGCCAGTGTTCGAGTAGATTCTGCTTGCGTATTCCAGATAGGGAACTATTCCGATTACGATTACTGAAGAGAGAATCGGATTGGCGAAAGCGATCAGCAGATCCACGGCATGTATAGGCTCTCCCTGAAGTATTATTCTGATTGCGTTAATCGCTACGAATATCAAACTGACTTCGAATCCGGCTCTGGCAATTTCGATTCTTCTCTCTATTGCCCTGGTTGTAAGCGCTGTCGCCAGCACTACTACAGACAACAAGATAAAAGTCTCGAGCGAGTTGTCGAGATTGGCAGATGCAAGGAACGACATAAACAATCCGCTGCCTATTCCTTCCTGATAGCCTATAAGTACGGTCACCATTGAAACACTGAGAAAGATTGGAGTCATCTCCGGCAATAATGCCTCATCTATAAGTGAGGGCACGAAGGAGTTTACGAAAACCCCAAAAGCGACCACCGAAAAGAATGTTATCCTGTATGCCCTGTGAAGATTGAAGTACCTGTTGCTCCTCACTGACCTTTCCGCAAAAATATACCAAAGGATCGCTGAGCCCACAAAATAGAGAAAGGGTTTTGAGGGTAGCGAAAGGAATGGCAACCTGTTCAACAGCGCAAGAAATACGGGAAAGACAACGAAATTGGTGAGATCTTTGACATTCAGAAGTCTCTCTAGAGGGAACTGGACTTTAGGGATATCGCTATTCCTCGACCTTTTCTTCTCTTTCATACTCATCGTAAGCCTTTATAATGTCTTTCACAAGGGGATTTCTCACCACGTCCTGTTCTGTCAAGTAGGAAAACCCGACTGTAGAGATAGATCCCAATACCTTCTGCACAACAACCAGGCCCGATCCCGAATCTCTCGGAAGGTCGATCTGAGTTATGTCCCCCGTAACAACCACCCTTGATCCGAAGCCTATCCTGGTAAGAAACATCTTCATCTGCTGATAGGTCGAATTCTGAGCTTCGTCGAGGATTATGAAAGAATTGTTCAGTGTCCTTCCCCTCATATATGCAAGAGGAACTACTTCAATTATCGAGCTCTCTCTGTAATAAGCGAGTTTCTCTGCAGGAATCATCTCCATAAGTGCATCGTAGAGAGGCCTTAAATAGGGGTCGACTTTGTCGAGAAGAGTTCCGGGAAGATAACCCAGCTTCTCACCGGCTTCAACGGCGGGACGAGTTAGAATTATTCGCTGTACCTTGCCTGATTTAAGAAAATCGACTGCCATCGCCACTGCCAAATAAGTCTTTCCAGTTCCGGCGGGACCGATAGAGAAGACTAGTTCCTTCTCCTTCATCATTTCCATGTAATTCTTCTGTCCGATTGTTTTGGGCCTTATTCTATTGGAAAGTAAAGTTGTCTCCTTTACTTCGCTGTAAACCCCCTTGAAACTTTCTCCATCTTCATCGTGCTGCAGGTGTTGATCAACTATATACTCAAACTCCCTCCACTCTACAAGATGGCCATCTCTGTTCATCTGAACGAGTTCGTCCACAATCTTTCCAGCTATGTCAATTCCAGTACCGTCTTCGCCCTTAATCCAGATCTCATCACCTATAATAGAAATCCTTACATCAAGCTTTTTTTGAATGAACTTTGCTTTTCGATCGTACTCTCCGAAAAGCTCGGCGACTTCAACCCCCGTGGGAAGACTGAGCTTTCGTACCGCCAAAAGAACACCTCCTACTTCAGAGATTATACATTAATATTCCGAGATAAGGAGGAATTCAAGGATCGGCAACTCACTCATCATCGTCGTTCGGAGCAATTGCCTTTGCAGAGCTATTTAGCTCTGCAAGCAGATCTCTGATTCTTCTTGTTGTGAGTCCGAATTCCCTGGCAATCTCATTGATATCATTTCCGAGGACCTCTGAACGCTGCAATAAGAGCTCTCGTGAAACACTCTTGTAGACTTCCTGAAGGAAATCTTTGTAACTTGTGCCATTTACCATTCTTGCAACTATTGCCTCCTCGGCTAGAACCTTCACATTTTTGGACATGGAGGAATTGACGGAAGCTTGAACAACGTCATTCACAGCCAGATATTCTTCGATCATGTTGATCAGTTCTCTCACATTTCCAGGATAACTGTATGATAGGAATCTCTCCTTCAGGTCCTGCGGGATATTCTCAAACTTCACGAGGTATCCCTTTTTCTCAAGAATTTCATCGAAGATCAGTGAAATGTCGCTCTTCCTTTCTCTCAAAGGCGGCAGATCTATCTTCACAGCCGAAAGTCTGTATCTTAAGTCATTTCTCATGGCCGAGTCGTCGTACCTGTTTGTTGCAGTTATGAAACGGACATCCACCTTTATTGGTCTGGTCGCACCAATTTTGAAGAACTCCCGATTCTCTGTTATTGCAAGTATCTTGGCCTGCAGGTTCAGCGGCATATCTCCAATTTCGTCGAGAAAAAGAGTTCCGTTATTTGCCTGTTCGATTAGACCGACTTTTTCGGAAGTTGCTCCGGTGAAGGCCCCCTTCTTGTATCCAAAGAGTTCGCTTTCCAGTAGGTTCTCCGGTATCGCCGCGCAGTTAATCGAATAGAAGGGCCTGGAACCTCTGGGAGAGAGCTTGGCTATTACTTCTGCAAGTAGATTCTTGCCAGACCCGGTCTCTCCGAGAATCATTATTGAGCCGTCGTAAAACATTGAGAGAACCAGCATCTTCTTCATTTGAATAACTCTGCTGCTGTTTCCAATCATCTTGTCTAGGTTGTCATTGACGTTCAAGATAATCTCCTGAACTATCTGCCTCGGACTCTTGTAACTGCTTACCACTCTATAATATCCCTTGAATTCCTGCAGTTCTTCAGAATAGCCCCTGATGATGAATGCCCGAATCGGATTGTTGTTAATCAGAATTATGTTTGTGAATGCAAAGATCCAGTCGTTAAGAACATCTTTGCTGTACTTGCTCGCGTCAATAAAAAGAATCGTCGGCATATCCTTTCCAAGACCAACCAGATAATCGAAATCAACTTCAAAAAGACTCTCAAAATACTTTTCACACTGCATTGATTCAAGGTTTTCGCCAACCATAATAGTTCTGTAAAGCAAAACGACACCCCCCGGGTTTTCGTGCAGCCTCTGCGATTATACAATGTGCCGCAGTGCTCAAGGCAACAAAAGACTGCCTGGATCACCGCGATTTCAAAGATAGAGCGAAGTGCTTCTTTCTTGAACATAAGGTTGATGAGATATAATTATAGGAAAGCAAAGGAGGTAGAAATGGATTATAAGAGCAGTTACCAAAGATGGCTTGATAGCCCTGTGATCGATGAGGCTACTCGTATAGAATTACTTTCAATCGCAGAAAATGAAACCGAAATAAAGGAACGATTCTACAAGGAACTGGAGTTCGGCACAGCCGGGCTTCGAGGAAAACTAGGTGCTGGTGATAATCGAATGAATAAATATACCGTCGCCAGGGCTACGCAGGGTCTGGCTAATCTCATTCTCTCTGGAAATCCTGAATACAAGCAAAGAGGCGTGGTAATAGCTCATGATTCCAGGCATATGTCGCGAGCATTTGCCGAGATCGCGGCGTCGGTGCTTACTGCAAACGGAATCAAGGTCTATTTGTTTGACGACATAAGGCCCACACCGTTGCTATCCTTCTCCGTTCTCCAGCTCTCGACTATCTCTGGAATAATGATAACAGCCAGCCACAATCCCAAAGAGTACAATGGCTATAAACTCTACTGGGAGGATGGCGCCCAGGTTCTCTCCGATATTGCAGATCGGGTATATGAAGAAATGAGAAGTACCGAGCTGTTCGTCGGACCGAAGATGATTGAACTTGATGCAGCTCGAAATGAAGGCCTCCTAGTTGAAGTGGGAGAGGAGCTTGACGATCTCTACATATCGAAGGTTTTGTCCTTAACACTGAGAGACTCGGAAGAAGAACTCGACAAATCAATCAGGATAGTCTACACACCTTTGAATGGCACGGGAAACATTCCGGTCCGCCGCGTCTTGCGTGAACGAGGCTTCAAGAATGTATTCGTTGTTCCGGAACAGGAGGAACCAGATCCGGATTTCTCGACGGTCGGTTATCCAAATCCCGAAGACACAAAGGCCTTTACACTTGCCAGAGAAGTTGGGCAGGAAAAGCGGGCCGACATTCTTCTGGCAACCGACCCGGACGCCGACAGGCTGGCAGTAATGGTGAGGGGGAATGATGATTTTGTTCCCTTAAACGGCAATCAGACTGGCGCGCTCCTTGTCAACTACCTCCTTCTCTCGATGAAAGAGAAATCCTCTCTGCCAATAGATGGATTCATAGTGAAATCCATTGTCACGGGAGATATGGCCAAAACCATTGCAGAAAGCTACGGCGTGAAGACCTACGAGACTCTCACTGGATTCAAGAATATCTGCGGCAAAGCGCTCGACGTCGAAGAGAGGAGAGAGGGAAAGTTCATCTTCGGCTACGAAGAAAGTATTGGATATGTTGCAGGCAACTTTGTGAGAGACAAGGATGCAGTATCTTCATCGATGCTTCTTTGCGAAATGGCAGCTTACTTCCTGAAGAAAGGAAAGACCTTGCTGAACGTGCTTGATGAGCTTTTCGTAGAATACGGAGTATTTGCCGAAAAGCAGATCTCCTTGGTTCTAGAAGGTGTTGAGGGGCAAAAGCGAGTCAGTAAAATAATGAAAGAATATCGAAAGGAATACCCGGCTGAGATCGGCAATTCAAAGATTGTGAAGTACATAGACTTTCTGAGTGCCACTGACAATGACATTCTCAACGGAATGGCTGTAGAAACCGGGATCCCGGTATCAGACGCAATCAAGTTTCAGTTCAGCGACGGCTCATGGTATGCGATAAGGCCTTCCGGGACCGAACCGAAACTCAAGATATACATTTATACTAGAGCAAAGAATAGAGATGAAGCCTCTGCAAAGTTATCAAGTATCGAGAAGTCAGTGCTTGACAAGATACGTTCCATATAGTCAACCTTTTTTCCAGTTTGAACGGAGGCGGCGATTTGAGAATTTCTAGAAATCTGATAATGATCACCCTTGCCATATGGGCCTTTTCGTACATACTCGGAGTTATTCTCACCGAGTATTTTGCTTTCGACCAAAGCGGATATCTCTATGCTGCTGTTTCTCGGAGTCTATTGTGGCCAATTCTGATTGTAACTCACTTTCTCTTCATCAGAAAAATTGAAAGGGCGGATTTCGATTACGTGTGGCTTCTATCGCTCTATACAATGTTCACCTGCTGGATACTCTTCTCCGCCGGAGGCATTAAAGGCCTGTCTCTGATTCTTTCGATTCCTATCGTTTTTCTTTCAGTTCAGCTTTTCAGATTGGGTAGACCTAACTACGGTGATGTGATCAAACACATTAAGTCCGGCTATCTGGGAAGTCTTTCCTTTTCGTTCAGTCTTGTGATTCTCTTTAGCAGTCTTTCGCTCTTCTCTTCCAAAGAAACAGCTTCGGTTCTCCTGCTGTTTCTGCTGATCATCCCGGCCTTGCTGCTCACTCATTTCAGAGCAGACATATTCTCTGGACTAGTCTTCGCCTGGTTCTCTTTTGCGACGGGTTTTGCCAATATTCGGTCGGCCAATCACGTTGCAGTGGCGGGATTTTCACTTGGACCGATCTTTTTGCTCCTCACACTCTTCTCTTATATTCTTGCAAGTGAGGATCCTTCAAAAAGGGTCTTTGCCACCGTGAATCCGCGCGAGTCGATGGATGAAGCTAGTCTTAGAATTGAACCCGATCCAGACGAATCTAGATTGAAATAGTTCCCCTTATTACAGTGACGGCCTCCCCAAGAATGAGAATCCTGTTATCTGGAAGCATTTCTAGATCGAGTTCTCCTCTTCTGGAGGAGAGCTGACAGGCACTGAGGCTTTTTCTGCCAAGTTTCGCCGACCAGAATGGTCCGAGAACCGTATGTGCCGAACCGGTAACAGGGTCTTCGTTGATTCCCACCCAGGGAGCGAAGTATCTCGAGTAGAAGTCGAACTTTTCGTCGCCCGGAGAAGAGACGATCAGTCCCTTCACCGTGTATCCAAAATCGCAGTTCTCAAGAAGATTGAAGTCAAAGGATAGGTTCTCAAGTTTCGATTTTGAGGAGATTATGTAAAGCAGCTTTTCAGTGCGAGGGGAGTAATAGCAATCTCCTTCCACACCGATAATCCTTTCAAGCATTTCATCGATTTTCACTCTGTAAGGGTTATCAGAAGGGAAATTCATCTCTATCTTCCCATCAACGTACTTTACCCTCAATTTCCCGCTTAGTGTTTCGTACGAGATCTCGCCTCTGATTCCAAGCTCGGTATAGTGTATCCAGGCAGTGGCAAGAGTCGCATGGCCGCACATCTTCACCTCAACCTTCGGTGTGAACCATCTCAAACCATAACTATTCTTCTCGACACCTGGTCTTGCAAATGCGGTTTCCGAAAGATTCATTTCCGATGCAATTCTTGGGTATAGTCTCTCGTCTATCTCTTCATCAATGAGACAGACGCCGGCAGGATTCCCGCCAAAAGGAACCGTCGTGAATGAATCGACCTGGAATATCTTAAGCACCCTACCACCCCTTTCTCAAAGATTATACGTCAATTGTCAAACTAAAGATAACCAAGTTCAGCCTTAAAAGGCGATCCACCTGAATATTTCTCCCAGATTCATGTGCATCGAGGGTCGTTTAATGATACAATCTTATTGAGACAAATTCTCAATAAGGGTGATGTCAATGGTCGTTCCTCTGTCAAGAATGTGTGAAGGAGAAAAGGGCAAGATCAGAAAACTGGAACTTCCTCCTCTAACAAGAGAGAGACTTTGCGGTCTCGGTTTTGTATGCGGTGAAGAGATACAGCTAGTAAAAGTGGCCCCCTTCGGAGACCCAAAAGTATTCAGAATAAAGGGAACTGACATCACTCTTAGAGAGGATATTTCGATGTGGATTCTTGTCGAAACCTCCTCCGTTCCGCTTTCATATGCTGCAAATGGAGAATACTTGGTCAGCATCATCAATGGTGGAATGGGATTCAGGGAGAGGCTTCGGATGGTCGGGATAGAAGTGGGCAAGAAAATCACCGTTACCGGCAATATCGGAAAGAGAATCGAGATAAACGCAAATGGTATCCGTTCTGCACTTTCGCGAGGCCAGGCAATGAGAATCATAGTTAGGGAGAGATAAATTCAGTCGTGGAAAAACATCGAGATGGAATCGAGTCAAGAAAATCTACAATAGCGCTTCTGGGAAACCCAAATGTTGGGAAAACAAGTATATTTAACGCTCTCACCGGTTCAAGACAGGTAGTTGCAAACTGGCCCGGCGTTACCGTTGAAAAGAGAGCCGGCGTGATGAAGCATCACAATCACACCGTAGATGTCGTTGATCTCCCAGGCACCTACACTCTGGGCGCCACCAGTCTCGATGAAAAAATTGCTAGGGATTTCCTCGTGAACGAAAAACCCGGTGTCGCAATGGTCATAGGTGATGCTGTCAATCTGGAAAGAAGTCTCTATCTCCTTCTTCAAGTTCTTGAGCTTCGCGGAGATGTGGTCCTCGCAGTGAACGCAGTCGACGAGGCTAGAAAAGCAGGCTTTGAGATCGACAAGAACGAGCTTTCAAAGCAGCTTGGCATCCCTGTTGTAGTTACCTCGGCGGTCACTGGCGAAGGTATCGAAGAGTTGAAGAATACTCTTGTGAAGAGCACCAAGAGCAGCAGCCATGTCCACTATCTTTTCTCCGATGAAGTAGAAGCTCACCTTAGAGATCTATCCGAGAGAATAAGAGGAAATCCTTCTATGGCAGGATTTGACGAACGCTGGCTTTCGATAAAGCTCCTGGAAAGGGACTACGAAGTTCAAAAAATTACGGGAATAACTCTGGATTACGACTTCTCCGTGGAAATCGCTGAAACTCGCTACAAATACATAAAGAGGATCCTTTCCACATCCGTTAAAGGTAAAGAAAAGATAGGGTGGAATTTTTCCGAAGCAATAGATCACGTTATGACTCATAGATTTCTTGGGATTTTGATATTCCTTGCGGTTATGTACATCATCTTCCAGCTGACATTCACTATCTCAGGACCCTTATCGATCATGATCGAAGAACTGCTCGGAGGCCTGGGCCGCGCATTTGGCGGCTTCATCGGCTTGGATTGGCTTCGTTCTCTCGTTGTTGATGGAATAATTGGAGGCGTCGGAGCCGTTTTGGTTTTCGTGCCTAACATTTTCATACTTTTCCTAGCACTTGGAATTCTTGAAGAAACCGGCTATCTGCCTAGAGCCGCCTTTGTCATTGATAGACTGATGTACGCAATGAAACTCAGCGGGCGTTCCTTCATATCTATGCTCCTTGGATTTGGATGCAACGTTTCATCTATTATGTCAACAAGATCGATCTCCGAACCAAAAGAGCGAATAGTGACCATTCTTGTCTCACCCTTTATCTCTTGTAGTGCGAGGCTTCCAGTCTATGTTTTGATTGCAGGCACCTTCTTCGGCGCAAGAGCCGGTGTAGTGATTTTTTTCTTGTATGTTTTGAGCATTGTTATAACGGTCCTTTCCGCGCTGCTGATCAACAAGCTCTTCTTCAAGGGTGAGCCCTCCACTTTGATAATGGAGCTTCCACGTTACAGAAAACCGAGGCTCAGTTCAATACTTCTATATACCTGGAACAAGGGGCGTCACTTTCTTGAAAAGGCCGGTACGATAATCCTTGGCGCCTCTGTTGTAATATGGTTTCTCAGCTACTTTCCCTCAGAAGGGACGGGTAGTTTCGCTGCCATGATTGGGAAATCACTTGAACCTTTGTTCATTCCCCTGGGTTACACTTGGGAAATGATAACGAGTTTAGTTTTCGGAATAGCCGCAAAGGAAGTCATCGTTTCATCGCTTACAACGTTCTTTGGAAACCTTAGCGTCTCAGGAAGCTCCCTTGGCGCCATAAGAACATTGATAACCCCTGAAATAGCTTTGAGTTTTCTTGTTTTTGTACTTCTTTATGTTCCATGCATGCCAACACTTGCAGTGATAAAGAATGAAACCGGAAGCTACAAGTATGTATTCTTCTCCGTCTTCTACAGTCTTGCAGTTGCTTATATCGTTGCACTAATCGTAAGAATAGTTGGGGGACTAATATGAGAGGCAGGTCGATAACATTCTGGCTCATGCTCGGTGGAGTACTCTTTGCAGCCCTCGCTTTGAACTCATTCTACGGATTGCTTCTGACAAATCATGATCCGTTTCTTGCCATCATCATTGGAATAAACTCCTCTATCTACTTTTTCGGAATCGCTGAGAAGAAAAGCGATGTAAGAAAGCGGTATTCGCATCTGCTGGTTGGAAGCTTCTTCTCCTATGTGCTCTCAATATACCAGGTTCTTGTGGTGTTCAGTGTCTGGCTGGAGGGGTTACTGATCTCAAGTTGCCTATTGACTGTTGAGATATTGAACCTCCCTCTCATTGTGTCAGGCTTTGCCATATCCTTTCTTTTTGACTTCGCAAGGAAACAGATCGAAACAAACAATTTTTAAGAATTCCCCTTGTTGAAACTCTCAAACACTATTTGAGCTTAATATGGTAATATGATTTGTGTTGTGGAGGTGATTGCATGGCACTCGTTTACGTGGTCGATGACGAGCTGAATGTCAGGCGAATTGTCAAAAAGACCATGGAGAACGAAGACAACGAAGTCCATACTTTCGTTACAGCTGAGGAAGCCCTGGAAGAAATAGAGAAGCGGAAGCCAGACCTCCTATTTACTGATCTGAGTTTGCCTTCAATGAATGGAATTCAATTTCTCAAAGAACTGAAGAATAGAGCTTACTCAATACCCGTAATAATTGTCTCCTCGGATACATCTCCCGAATCGATGAGAAGCGCATTCAAAGCAGGCATAGTTGATTTCCTGACAAAGCCCTTTACGCCCCAGGAAATCAGAGATGCTTTCGAACTTGCACTCAGAGAAGAAGACAGCATATACAAGCGTGCACGAGAAATAAGAAGGTTGATCGAAGAAGGCGAGACGGGTAGCGCAGAATCGCTAATGAGCGAGCTGTTCTCAGATTTTCCCGGTTCCCCGTTTCCGCACTTTCTCTACGCTTTGCTCGTGGCAAAGGAAAAACCAAAACTTGCTATCAAACACCTAAAGGCTTCGCTTTCGCTTGACGAAGATTTCAAGGAAGCTTCAGACGAATTGAAGAAACTGGAGGAGTAGAAATGCCTTTCATGAAGGGTGCGATCAAGAAAGACGAGTACTATGTTGTTATCTTCGGGTGTGGAAGGCTGGGATCGAGAATGGCCAACTGGCTCTCCTCAATGGGCTGCAGTGTGGTCGTCGTTGATAGGAACGAATCGTCTTTCGACGCACTATCATATGAATTCACTGGATTCAACATACTGGGGGACGCGACTGAGCTTGATGTTCTAAAGGAAGCCAAGCTCGACAAGGCCGATGTCGCTTTGGTACTTACCACAGACGACAACACGAACTTGATGATCTCGATGTCGGCTAAGGAGTATTTCGAAGTTCCTCGAGTTGTTGCAAGAGCTTACGATCCAAACAATATTCAGATGTTTTCGGACTTTGGAATAGAAGTAATCTGCCCGACTCTGTTGGCGGTCGAAAACGTCAAGAATGCGCTCTACTTTATCAGCGGTGATGAAAAATGAAGATCGTGCTGATCGGTGGAGAGAAGATAGCCTACCATCTGGCCAGAAGGTTCTTGAGCAAAGGCCATAACGTGATGATAGTGAACAAGAATGAGAGGTTCTGCGATGAAATGGCCAAGAAGCTCCGAGCAGTCATCGTTAGGGGCGATGGTAGCAAGAGATACGTTTTGGAGCAACTCGAGCTTGACCGGTCCGACCTCTTTGTGGCCTTAACACCGTACGATCAGGACAATCTGGTTGCTTGTCTTACTGCTTCAAGAGTTTATGGAATAGAGAGACCGGTTGCCATGGTAAATGATCCCGACAACAAGGCCGTCTTCGAGAAGATGGGTATCAAGAGCGTTGTCAGTCCGACTGAAATCCTTGGAGTGGCTCTTGAAGACAGTCTCTTCAGAGAACATATCACGAACCTGCTCCCCTCATCTGAGAAAGTGTCTATTCTCAGAATAGAGATGACAGAGAAGTCCCCTATTCTTGGAGAAGCGATTAAAGACATTCCGCTCCCTAACGAAAGTGTCATAGGGGCTATAATCAGGGACGACGAAGTAGTTATCCCGAGGGGTAACACAGTAATTGAAATGGGTGATGTTCTTCTGGTGCTGAGCAGTCCCACGGTCCAATCTTCTGTATTCGAAACTCTTCTAGGAGAGGTGTAGATGTTTCAGAATCTTTTGAAACAGAGATATAGACTTGTCTTTGGATACCTCGGGAATCTCTTTGTCTTCTTTCCCATTGTTTTGTTGATCCCACTACTATATTGCATCGGCAATCCCGGTGTCTTTGTCCAGAGTCTCGCTTTCATAACCACGGCAGTGCTGAGCTTTGCTATGGGGCTGATGCTTAAGCTGACTATGAGAGTACGTCCCGGCTCACCGATAACAGTTCAGGAAGGCGCGATAGTCGTCCTCTTCTCCTGGGTGATAGCTATCCTTCTGTCGGCTCTCCCGTTTATCATTGGCGGTCATCTGAATTTCACTCAGGCGGTATTTGAATCAACCAGCGGCTGGACCACGACAGGTTTGACCCTGGTAGATGTTGAAACGCTTCCCGGAACTTTCCTTCTCTGGAGAAGCATTATGCAGTATCTTGGAGGAGCCGGTATTGCAATTATCATGATGTCGGCAATTCTTGGACCGGCGGGGCTGGGCC from Mesotoga infera encodes:
- a CDS encoding HDIG domain-containing protein, translated to MSMKEKKRSRNSDIPKVQFPLERLLNVKDLTNFVVFPVFLALLNRLPFLSLPSKPFLYFVGSAILWYIFAERSVRSNRYFNLHRAYRITFFSVVAFGVFVNSFVPSLIDEALLPEMTPIFLSVSMVTVLIGYQEGIGSGLFMSFLASANLDNSLETFILLSVVVLATALTTRAIERRIEIARAGFEVSLIFVAINAIRIILQGEPIHAVDLLIAFANPILSSVIVIGIVPYLEYASRIYSNTGLIELGNLSHPLLKNLSIYAPGTYYHSISLANLSEAAAERIGANSILARVASYFHDIGKSKRPQYFTENQQEGTNPHDNITPSMSNLVINEHVKQGIEQA
- a CDS encoding PhoH family protein; amino-acid sequence: MAVRKLSLPTGVEVAELFGEYDRKAKFIQKKLDVRISIIGDEIWIKGEDGTGIDIAGKIVDELVQMNRDGHLVEWREFEYIVDQHLQHDEDGESFKGVYSEVKETTLLSNRIRPKTIGQKNYMEMMKEKELVFSIGPAGTGKTYLAVAMAVDFLKSGKVQRIILTRPAVEAGEKLGYLPGTLLDKVDPYLRPLYDALMEMIPAEKLAYYRESSIIEVVPLAYMRGRTLNNSFIILDEAQNSTYQQMKMFLTRIGFGSRVVVTGDITQIDLPRDSGSGLVVVQKVLGSISTVGFSYLTEQDVVRNPLVKDIIKAYDEYEREEKVEE
- a CDS encoding sigma-54-dependent Fis family transcriptional regulator; amino-acid sequence: MLYRTIMVGENLESMQCEKYFESLFEVDFDYLVGLGKDMPTILFIDASKYSKDVLNDWIFAFTNIILINNNPIRAFIIRGYSEELQEFKGYYRVVSSYKSPRQIVQEIILNVNDNLDKMIGNSSRVIQMKKMLVLSMFYDGSIMILGETGSGKNLLAEVIAKLSPRGSRPFYSINCAAIPENLLESELFGYKKGAFTGATSEKVGLIEQANNGTLFLDEIGDMPLNLQAKILAITENREFFKIGATRPIKVDVRFITATNRYDDSAMRNDLRYRLSAVKIDLPPLRERKSDISLIFDEILEKKGYLVKFENIPQDLKERFLSYSYPGNVRELINMIEEYLAVNDVVQASVNSSMSKNVKVLAEEAIVARMVNGTSYKDFLQEVYKSVSRELLLQRSEVLGNDINEIAREFGLTTRRIRDLLAELNSSAKAIAPNDDDE
- a CDS encoding phospho-sugar mutase; the protein is MDYKSSYQRWLDSPVIDEATRIELLSIAENETEIKERFYKELEFGTAGLRGKLGAGDNRMNKYTVARATQGLANLILSGNPEYKQRGVVIAHDSRHMSRAFAEIAASVLTANGIKVYLFDDIRPTPLLSFSVLQLSTISGIMITASHNPKEYNGYKLYWEDGAQVLSDIADRVYEEMRSTELFVGPKMIELDAARNEGLLVEVGEELDDLYISKVLSLTLRDSEEELDKSIRIVYTPLNGTGNIPVRRVLRERGFKNVFVVPEQEEPDPDFSTVGYPNPEDTKAFTLAREVGQEKRADILLATDPDADRLAVMVRGNDDFVPLNGNQTGALLVNYLLLSMKEKSSLPIDGFIVKSIVTGDMAKTIAESYGVKTYETLTGFKNICGKALDVEERREGKFIFGYEESIGYVAGNFVRDKDAVSSSMLLCEMAAYFLKKGKTLLNVLDELFVEYGVFAEKQISLVLEGVEGQKRVSKIMKEYRKEYPAEIGNSKIVKYIDFLSATDNDILNGMAVETGIPVSDAIKFQFSDGSWYAIRPSGTEPKLKIYIYTRAKNRDEASAKLSSIEKSVLDKIRSI
- a CDS encoding PhzF family phenazine biosynthesis protein; its protein translation is MLKIFQVDSFTTVPFGGNPAGVCLIDEEIDERLYPRIASEMNLSETAFARPGVEKNSYGLRWFTPKVEVKMCGHATLATAWIHYTELGIRGEISYETLSGKLRVKYVDGKIEMNFPSDNPYRVKIDEMLERIIGVEGDCYYSPRTEKLLYIISSKSKLENLSFDFNLLENCDFGYTVKGLIVSSPGDEKFDFYSRYFAPWVGINEDPVTGSAHTVLGPFWSAKLGRKSLSACQLSSRRGELDLEMLPDNRILILGEAVTVIRGTISI
- a CDS encoding ferrous iron transport protein A; this encodes MVVPLSRMCEGEKGKIRKLELPPLTRERLCGLGFVCGEEIQLVKVAPFGDPKVFRIKGTDITLREDISMWILVETSSVPLSYAANGEYLVSIINGGMGFRERLRMVGIEVGKKITVTGNIGKRIEINANGIRSALSRGQAMRIIVRER
- the feoB gene encoding ferrous iron transport protein B, giving the protein MEKHRDGIESRKSTIALLGNPNVGKTSIFNALTGSRQVVANWPGVTVEKRAGVMKHHNHTVDVVDLPGTYTLGATSLDEKIARDFLVNEKPGVAMVIGDAVNLERSLYLLLQVLELRGDVVLAVNAVDEARKAGFEIDKNELSKQLGIPVVVTSAVTGEGIEELKNTLVKSTKSSSHVHYLFSDEVEAHLRDLSERIRGNPSMAGFDERWLSIKLLERDYEVQKITGITLDYDFSVEIAETRYKYIKRILSTSVKGKEKIGWNFSEAIDHVMTHRFLGILIFLAVMYIIFQLTFTISGPLSIMIEELLGGLGRAFGGFIGLDWLRSLVVDGIIGGVGAVLVFVPNIFILFLALGILEETGYLPRAAFVIDRLMYAMKLSGRSFISMLLGFGCNVSSIMSTRSISEPKERIVTILVSPFISCSARLPVYVLIAGTFFGARAGVVIFFLYVLSIVITVLSALLINKLFFKGEPSTLIMELPRYRKPRLSSILLYTWNKGRHFLEKAGTIILGASVVIWFLSYFPSEGTGSFAAMIGKSLEPLFIPLGYTWEMITSLVFGIAAKEVIVSSLTTFFGNLSVSGSSLGAIRTLITPEIALSFLVFVLLYVPCMPTLAVIKNETGSYKYVFFSVFYSLAVAYIVALIVRIVGGLI
- a CDS encoding response regulator; this encodes MALVYVVDDELNVRRIVKKTMENEDNEVHTFVTAEEALEEIEKRKPDLLFTDLSLPSMNGIQFLKELKNRAYSIPVIIVSSDTSPESMRSAFKAGIVDFLTKPFTPQEIRDAFELALREEDSIYKRAREIRRLIEEGETGSAESLMSELFSDFPGSPFPHFLYALLVAKEKPKLAIKHLKASLSLDEDFKEASDELKKLEE
- a CDS encoding TrkA family potassium uptake protein: MPFMKGAIKKDEYYVVIFGCGRLGSRMANWLSSMGCSVVVVDRNESSFDALSYEFTGFNILGDATELDVLKEAKLDKADVALVLTTDDNTNLMISMSAKEYFEVPRVVARAYDPNNIQMFSDFGIEVICPTLLAVENVKNALYFISGDEK
- a CDS encoding TrkA family potassium uptake protein, whose translation is MKIVLIGGEKIAYHLARRFLSKGHNVMIVNKNERFCDEMAKKLRAVIVRGDGSKRYVLEQLELDRSDLFVALTPYDQDNLVACLTASRVYGIERPVAMVNDPDNKAVFEKMGIKSVVSPTEILGVALEDSLFREHITNLLPSSEKVSILRIEMTEKSPILGEAIKDIPLPNESVIGAIIRDDEVVIPRGNTVIEMGDVLLVLSSPTVQSSVFETLLGEV